In Achromobacter pestifer, the DNA window GCATGAAAGCGGGCAAAGAGCATCGTGTACCTCTGTCCAAAGCTACGCTTGAGCTTCTGCATGAAGCGCGGACGGAGCACGCGACCGGTGATGACTATGTGTTCGTCGGGCAGAAGGTGGGGCGCCCTCTTTCAAATATGGCGTTCCTCCAGCTGCTGAAACGGATGAACCGCGGCGACATCACTGCGCATGGATTCCGCTCTACCTTTCGGGACTGGGTGGGGGAAACCACTGCTCACGCTCGAGAAATCGCCGAGGCTGCGTTGGCGCACACCATTAAAGACAAATCCGAGGCCGCCTACGCTCGTGGCGATCTATTCATGAAGCGAATGGCTCTCATGGACGATTGGGCCACCTTCCTCTTGACCCAATAAGCTTCAAATCGAATGCACTTTATTTACCTTTATTCTTATAAACACCAAGACATGAACACATTTCCAAGGAATCCTAGGTGAACGAAGTCATTGCCCCCAAAAAGCAAAAGTCCTCGAAGCGAAAGCTAAGGGGGACATGGTCTGTAGTTCCAGCTCCTCATTCTGAGCTTCCAAACGGGAGGGAGCTGACAGCCTACGTTGACTACGAAACGTGGGAAGCCAGTCGTTGGGCTTGGGAATTTCTACGCAGGAATAAAGAATTCCAGAAGGCTTGTGATAGCTTGCCTCAAGAGAGGGAGGATCGCATTCTCAAGCTGAAAAAATTAATCAGAAATTACGGGTTGACTCAATTCAAACACTGGAAAGAGGAATATGGTTCTGGGCGAGATAACCAACCAATCTTCGATGGCGTTCGTATTCGAGCCAACCTAAAGGAAGACCCCATGGATCTTTCTGACATACCTCCACTGGAGAAAGGACAAGCTCTAATTCTTTTAGAAATCCTTCCATGCCTCGACGATCTCGAATTACTTCAAAAGCGAATGACCTTTGCCTACAAGCAGCTAGAGGAAAGACTGCGAAAATATGCCGAAAAAAACAAACTAGAAAAGCCGGTTTCCCGCAAGCCGAAGATAAACAAGTCTGAAGATCTCATTGCGCACCTCCGGATACTAGACTTAAGGGGTCAAGCAAAGGAGGACAGGCTGAATCCTGCTGAACGCTTTAAAACGGTTTACCCAAGCGAGGATAAGGAACTGGATGCGCATACCAAAGTACAGAGAGAGAAAGATCGTTTTAAGACAGCACGAAGACTTTCCAGCAAGGACTATTTGACTCTAGCCCTTATCTGAGATGAACAACATTCGGGCAATAAAATCACGCGAGGGGAGGGCTCACGTTGAACCGCAACGTACTCCCCTCGAAAACCTGACGCGCACATAAGGGGGAGCACGTCAGTACTGTAATGTGCCAATCTATACGAGACGTTTTGGTCTCCTTATAGTAGTCGTGCGCTTTCCAACCACGACTCTAAGGAACATAAATGTCGCTCCCTTTGAACCAAGCGTCTCCCGACTCAACGCGCTCTCCCGCAAACGCAGAGGCCGGGACGACATTCTTGCGGCGACAATCTGTCGAACAGATGACCGGCCTCAGTCGCTCATCGATCTACAGCTTCATGGCGCGGGATCTATTCCCCAAACCGATTCCGATCGGGCCGAAAGCCGTCCGCTGGTCCAGCCGCGAAATTCTGTCGTGGATGTCTGAGCGCACCGCCCAGCGCGGATAGGCCACTTCAGGCCATAAAACAGCGCTCCACACACCTACCAACGCCGTTCGTCACTCCCAGCATCGCTACTGTTCACGGCATCTCGTAGCACCGTAAGACGCATCACCGATTAGAACGCAAGAAAACTGCACGCCGCCGATTTGCCGGCGTGCGGGCCTCGCTCAGCCTAACGCTTTGCGAGGTAGTCATTACCTTATATAGATACACATTCTGTCGTACCCCTAGCGACCCAATGGCCAGAGTCACGACAGAAGCATCCAAGGAATCCTGAATTGAAGCTCCAGATTTCATCTCCCGAAGCGATAGGCATTGATACTGTCATCCTACGCGTTCCCTACCACGGCGAAAAACTACGTACTCAGTACACTCAGCGACTTACGCCTGATGGCGAAGTAATACAGATGGGTAGTTATGCCGTGTGCATAAAGGGCAAAGCCGGGCAACACACAGTCAAAGTTCGACACGACCAACAACGCAATGAGCTTCAAATTGAGGGCTCAGCATATGGTTTTCTGTATGGACAAAATGTCTTCACGGGAATCAACCTCCCATGGATCACACACCATCTTTTTTTGAAGAAGGTTGCCGAAAAGCTGTCGCTTCCCGAAACGCAACTCGCCCAATGGAGTGCAGCTCAAATAGTGGTGGATCGGCTTGATCTAGCAATGAATCTGAACTTGGGGAGCGACGAGGATGCCAATTCGGCACTTGTTCAACTTGGCCAGCAATTCGCTGCCCGTCAACGTTCCATGTTCATGCAGGCAACGACCCTGTACTGGAATCCACGTCTCGGCAAGGATTACCTGATCGCACTGTATGCGAAGGGGCCTGAACTGCAAGCAACGCATGACCGCCGCAAGGACGACAATCCAATCCTCAAACGTATGCTCGAGCAAACTGTGGGCATGCTCCGGGTGGAGCTTCGGTTTCGCCGTCCAGAGCTCCAAAAGCTGTGCATGACTCGGGTGACCGACTGGACACGCCAAAGCATGACGAACGCCTTTTGCCGTTACTTTGCACGCATGCCGATCTGGAACGTAACCTCCGGGTCCCTTACCGCCGAGGAGCTCGAAGGTCTGTCACCGGCAGAAAAACGCTACCTCGCTTTTCACAAACTCGGTGCGCCGATGCGATTGTTGTTTACGGAGCGATCAACTCAGCGTTTCCGCAAGAGCTTTCGAGAAAAGCAACACCTTGACCTGCGCTGCCCTAATCGTGAGCAACGAACCATGAGATTGGTGGATCTCATGTCTGATCCTGACCGCGTCGTGAAAACGCCCAAGTGGCTCATGGAAGCAGGTTGGGCGCCGCGCCAAGCCTAGCCAAGCCAACTCAAGGCGAACCAACTGCAGCATGATCAGTAGACGATAGCCCGGCTCGGCAAACAGCGGG includes these proteins:
- a CDS encoding transcriptional regulator domain-containing protein, with protein sequence MNEVIAPKKQKSSKRKLRGTWSVVPAPHSELPNGRELTAYVDYETWEASRWAWEFLRRNKEFQKACDSLPQEREDRILKLKKLIRNYGLTQFKHWKEEYGSGRDNQPIFDGVRIRANLKEDPMDLSDIPPLEKGQALILLEILPCLDDLELLQKRMTFAYKQLEERLRKYAEKNKLEKPVSRKPKINKSEDLIAHLRILDLRGQAKEDRLNPAERFKTVYPSEDKELDAHTKVQREKDRFKTARRLSSKDYLTLALI
- a CDS encoding helix-turn-helix transcriptional regulator, whose protein sequence is MTGLSRSSIYSFMARDLFPKPIPIGPKAVRWSSREILSWMSERTAQRG
- a CDS encoding phage/plasmid replication protein, II/X family, which gives rise to MKLQISSPEAIGIDTVILRVPYHGEKLRTQYTQRLTPDGEVIQMGSYAVCIKGKAGQHTVKVRHDQQRNELQIEGSAYGFLYGQNVFTGINLPWITHHLFLKKVAEKLSLPETQLAQWSAAQIVVDRLDLAMNLNLGSDEDANSALVQLGQQFAARQRSMFMQATTLYWNPRLGKDYLIALYAKGPELQATHDRRKDDNPILKRMLEQTVGMLRVELRFRRPELQKLCMTRVTDWTRQSMTNAFCRYFARMPIWNVTSGSLTAEELEGLSPAEKRYLAFHKLGAPMRLLFTERSTQRFRKSFREKQHLDLRCPNREQRTMRLVDLMSDPDRVVKTPKWLMEAGWAPRQA